A genomic region of Papaver somniferum cultivar HN1 chromosome 7, ASM357369v1, whole genome shotgun sequence contains the following coding sequences:
- the LOC113295660 gene encoding uncharacterized protein LOC113295660, producing the protein MTYVIDLSIGDDSEERAIVVYQYMTQRMHRLFQPVPQEVLTRKMVERHREDGYERMMHNYFGPNCTWGPIKFHQRLGMYRPLFLRIISEIVVADPTFDFQVDCTGKLGHSPHMKMYAVMKCLCKGIAADSTDDYVRMGAPIVYMYVKRFTRVIVLHFGSRYMRLPTREDTERLLAENMARGFPGLLGSVDWSNNDLNVLAQSPLFDKMVNGLAAPCNYRINVHSYNKGYYLADNIYPRLSCIVQLFKILLPNQHVTGIPRSYNELRNDEAYLELRNDLVQHIWTRHGLGLIDGEMLPESPPPPPDGSDGEFDPTDVYPPQQQL; encoded by the exons ATGACGTATGTTATCGATCTTAGCATTGGTGATGATAGCGAAGAGAGAGCAATTGTGGTGTACCAGTATATGACTCAAAGAATGCATAGGCTCTTCCAACCGGTGCCTCAAGAAGTATTGACGCGAAAAATGGTGGAAAGGCACCGAGAGGACGGATATGAAAGGATGATGCATAACTACTTTGGACCTAATTGTACTTGGGGCCCTATCAAGTTCCACCAACGTTTGGGTATGTATCGACCTCTTTTCTTACGTATTATAAGTGAAATTGTTGTTGCGGATCCTACTTTTGATTTCCAAGTTGATTGCACCGGAAAACTTGGCCACTCTCCCCACATGAAGATGTATGCCGTAATGAAATGTTTGTGTAAAGGCATAGCCGCTGATAGCACAGATGATTATGTCCGTATGGGAGCGCCGATCGTCTACATGTATGTGAAGAGGTTTACTAGGGTAATCGTTCTGCACTTTGGTTCAAGGTATATGCGACTTCCTACAAGAGAAGACACGGAAAGATTATTAGCAGAAAATATGGCTAGAGGATTTCCTGGATTGCTAGGGagtgttgatt GGTCGAACAACGACTTGAATGTCTTGGCTCAGTCTCCACTTTTTGATAAGATGGTTAATGGTTTAGCAGCTCCTTGTAATTACCGCATCAATGTCCACAGCTACAACAAGGGTTACTACTTGGCGGATAATATATATCCCCGATTGTCTTGTATCGTGCAGTTATTCAAAATTCTCCTTCCAAATCAGCAT GTTACTGGAATACCCAGATCATACAACGAGTTGAGGAATGATGAAGCGTATCTTGAACTCCGCAATGATCTTGTTCAACACATTTGGACACGACATGGACTAGGTCTCATAGATGGTGAAATGCTACCGGAATCTCCTCCTCCGCCACCTGACGGATCGGATGGTGAATTCGATCCAACCGATGTTTACCCACCACAACAACAACTTTAG